In the Corynebacterium suedekumii genome, one interval contains:
- a CDS encoding GNAT family N-acetyltransferase, with the protein MTTLRPLRADEQDLLAQATLENINRAAPRYTPDDVLSTPELAHYISSDVGLVAEDGGPVGVVWLRFFSADDPGYGFVEESVPELSIWVAEGHRGMGLGGQLLTEITALARQRGYPGISLSVEQGNPARHLYERHGFLPAGSGFDPGTLILKF; encoded by the coding sequence ATGACCACCCTGCGACCGCTCCGCGCCGACGAGCAGGACCTGCTCGCCCAGGCGACCCTGGAGAACATCAACCGTGCCGCACCCCGCTACACCCCGGACGACGTCCTGTCGACACCGGAACTCGCCCACTACATCAGCTCCGATGTCGGCCTCGTCGCCGAGGACGGCGGCCCCGTCGGCGTCGTGTGGCTGCGCTTCTTCTCCGCGGACGACCCCGGCTACGGCTTCGTCGAGGAATCCGTTCCCGAACTGAGCATCTGGGTGGCCGAGGGCCACCGCGGGATGGGCCTGGGCGGCCAGCTGCTCACCGAGATCACCGCACTCGCCCGTCAGCGTGGCTACCCCGGCATCAGCCTGAGCGTGGAGCAGGGCAACCCGGCGCGCCACCTCTACGAGCGCCACGGTTTCCTGCCCGCAGGGTCCGGGTTCGACCCGGGGACGTTGATCCTGAAGTTCTGA
- the fdh gene encoding formate dehydrogenase, with translation MSRISPLNWPVIRQLKDGDPFGRAHNVQSRKSAELNARVTEADRVVKSVCPYCAVGCGQLVYVKDEKVIQIEGDPDSPISRGRLCPKGSASEQLVNSSTRVTEVLYRAPKAKEWQKLDPEQAMDMIADRFIESRRNGWQDTDQHGRPVNRTMGIAGLGGATLDNEENYLIKKLFTAAGAIQLENQARIUHSATVPSLGTSFGRGGATQPLQDMANADCIVIQGSNMAEAHPVGFQWVMEAKKRGAKLIHVDPRYTRTSAVADRHIGIRAGSDVVLLGALISYVIENDLWFKDYVLHYTNASTLINEDFEDTEDLDGLFSGYDPETGQYDIDTWAYQRADDSTAPVDGETDNQEEEHQEAGWAESTGSGGQPLDTWQFKKDETLQDPNTVFQILRRHYSRYTPEMVEETCGIPVEDFHYLAEAITQNSGRERTTCFAYALGWTQHTLGAQFIRTSAILQLLLGNMGRPGGGIMALRGHASIQGSTDIPTLFNLLPGYLPMPTVEEQSFDDYLWTVTNPNQAGFWQKGDTYAVSLLKAYFGEHATAENDWGFNWIPKLTGAHSTYHTLQAMLRDQVEGYLVFGQNPAVAQSHGRLQRLGLSHLKWLVVRDFQVMETATFWKDSPEVLSGELKTEDIETEVFYLPAANHVEKSGTFTQTQRMLQWRFQAKKPPGQATSELQFFHDLGVRIREKLAGSDDPRDLPLLNMTWDYPVDEHGDPDAEAVLKEINGYHLAGERAGELLSNFTEMKADGSTSGGCWIYSGVYADGVNHSAKKRPGSEQNELAMDWGWVWPVNRRLLYNRASADPDGKPWSERKKYVWWDESQGRWVGDDVPDFPVGLRPDHRPDVNDVGPAALSGTDPFIMQADGKGWLYAPKGMVDGPLPTHYEPQESPVGNALYGQQQSPARLTFPGEDNLSRPAPGEFGSDIYPFAFSTYRLTEHYTSGAMTRALPYLAELQPALFCEVSPELAELRGLENGGWATIISPRGVIEARVLVTERMPAMVINGQEYHNIGLPFHWGNGPYAPVTGDGPNDLLGITLDPNVAIQASKVGACDIRPGRRPEGAERDDLTRLYQVRAGLTSASGNEKLTDPEELAELEDLDRMRNARKEDDRDR, from the coding sequence ATGTCCAGAATCAGCCCGTTGAACTGGCCGGTGATCCGGCAGTTGAAGGACGGCGACCCCTTCGGCCGCGCCCACAATGTGCAGTCGAGGAAGAGCGCTGAGCTCAACGCCCGCGTGACCGAGGCCGACCGAGTGGTCAAGAGCGTGTGCCCCTACTGTGCCGTCGGCTGCGGCCAGCTCGTCTACGTCAAGGACGAGAAGGTCATCCAGATCGAGGGCGACCCGGATTCGCCGATCTCCCGCGGGCGCCTGTGCCCCAAGGGTTCGGCCTCCGAGCAGCTGGTCAACTCCTCCACCCGGGTCACCGAGGTGCTCTACCGCGCCCCGAAGGCGAAGGAATGGCAGAAGCTCGACCCGGAGCAGGCGATGGACATGATCGCCGACCGGTTCATCGAGTCCCGCCGCAACGGCTGGCAGGACACGGACCAGCACGGCCGCCCCGTCAACCGGACGATGGGCATCGCCGGCCTCGGTGGCGCGACACTGGACAATGAGGAGAACTACCTCATCAAAAAGCTGTTCACCGCCGCCGGCGCCATCCAGCTCGAGAACCAGGCGCGCATATGACACTCCGCCACGGTTCCTAGTCTAGGAACCTCGTTCGGCCGCGGCGGCGCGACCCAGCCACTGCAGGACATGGCGAATGCGGACTGCATCGTCATCCAGGGGTCAAACATGGCCGAGGCTCACCCGGTGGGATTCCAGTGGGTGATGGAGGCCAAGAAGCGTGGAGCGAAGCTCATCCACGTCGATCCGCGCTACACCCGTACCTCCGCGGTGGCGGACCGTCACATCGGCATCCGTGCCGGCAGTGACGTCGTGCTGCTCGGTGCGCTCATCAGCTACGTCATCGAGAATGACCTGTGGTTCAAGGACTACGTCCTGCACTACACCAACGCCTCGACGCTGATCAACGAGGACTTCGAGGACACCGAGGACCTCGACGGCCTGTTCTCCGGCTACGACCCGGAGACCGGGCAGTACGACATCGACACCTGGGCCTACCAGCGTGCTGACGACTCCACCGCGCCCGTCGACGGGGAGACCGACAACCAGGAGGAGGAGCACCAGGAGGCCGGCTGGGCCGAGTCCACCGGCTCCGGTGGCCAGCCGCTGGACACCTGGCAGTTCAAGAAGGACGAGACGCTCCAGGACCCGAACACGGTGTTCCAGATCCTGCGCCGCCACTACTCCCGCTACACCCCGGAGATGGTGGAGGAGACCTGCGGAATCCCGGTCGAGGACTTCCACTACCTCGCCGAGGCCATCACGCAGAACTCCGGCCGCGAACGCACCACCTGCTTCGCCTACGCGCTCGGCTGGACCCAGCACACTCTGGGCGCCCAGTTCATCCGCACCTCGGCGATCCTCCAGCTGCTGCTGGGCAACATGGGTCGGCCCGGCGGCGGCATCATGGCCTTGCGCGGCCACGCGTCCATCCAGGGCAGCACGGACATCCCGACGCTGTTCAACCTGCTGCCGGGTTACCTGCCCATGCCGACGGTGGAGGAGCAGTCCTTCGACGACTACCTGTGGACGGTGACCAACCCGAATCAGGCCGGTTTCTGGCAGAAGGGCGACACCTACGCCGTCAGTCTGCTCAAGGCCTACTTCGGTGAGCACGCCACCGCGGAGAACGACTGGGGCTTCAACTGGATACCCAAGCTCACCGGCGCGCACTCGACCTACCACACGCTGCAGGCCATGCTGCGGGACCAGGTCGAGGGCTACCTGGTGTTCGGCCAGAACCCGGCCGTCGCCCAGTCCCACGGCCGCCTCCAGCGCCTCGGCCTGTCCCACCTCAAGTGGTTGGTGGTCCGGGACTTCCAGGTCATGGAGACCGCCACCTTCTGGAAGGACTCCCCGGAGGTGCTCTCCGGTGAACTCAAGACCGAGGACATCGAGACCGAGGTGTTCTACCTGCCCGCGGCCAACCACGTGGAGAAGTCGGGTACGTTCACCCAGACCCAGCGCATGCTGCAGTGGCGCTTCCAGGCGAAGAAACCGCCGGGCCAGGCGACCAGCGAGCTCCAGTTCTTCCACGACCTGGGCGTCCGGATCCGGGAGAAGCTCGCCGGTTCCGATGATCCGCGTGATCTGCCGCTGCTCAACATGACGTGGGACTACCCCGTCGACGAGCACGGTGACCCGGACGCGGAGGCGGTGCTCAAGGAGATCAACGGCTACCACCTCGCCGGGGAGAGGGCGGGCGAGCTGCTGAGCAACTTCACCGAGATGAAGGCCGACGGCTCCACCTCGGGTGGCTGCTGGATCTACTCCGGCGTCTACGCGGACGGGGTCAACCACTCCGCGAAGAAGCGCCCGGGCTCCGAGCAGAACGAACTCGCCATGGACTGGGGCTGGGTGTGGCCGGTCAACCGCCGCCTGCTGTACAACCGCGCCTCCGCCGACCCGGACGGAAAGCCCTGGTCGGAGCGCAAGAAGTACGTGTGGTGGGACGAGTCCCAGGGCAGGTGGGTCGGCGACGACGTCCCCGACTTCCCCGTGGGGCTGCGCCCGGACCACCGCCCGGACGTCAACGACGTCGGTCCCGCGGCACTGTCCGGCACCGACCCGTTCATCATGCAGGCCGACGGCAAGGGCTGGCTGTATGCGCCCAAGGGCATGGTCGACGGTCCGTTGCCCACGCACTACGAGCCGCAGGAGTCGCCGGTGGGCAACGCCCTCTACGGGCAGCAGCAGTCCCCGGCCCGCCTGACGTTCCCGGGCGAGGACAACCTGTCGCGCCCGGCACCGGGTGAGTTCGGGTCGGACATCTACCCGTTCGCCTTCTCCACCTACCGGCTCACCGAGCACTACACCTCGGGCGCGATGACGCGGGCCCTGCCGTACCTGGCGGAGCTGCAGCCGGCGCTGTTCTGTGAGGTCTCCCCGGAGCTCGCGGAGCTGCGCGGCCTGGAGAACGGCGGCTGGGCGACGATCATCTCCCCGCGTGGCGTCATCGAGGCGCGCGTCCTGGTCACCGAACGCATGCCCGCCATGGTGATCAACGGGCAGGAGTACCACAACATCGGCCTGCCCTTCCACTGGGGCAACGGACCCTACGCGCCGGTCACCGGCGACGGCCCGAATGACCTGCTGGGCATCACCCTCGACCCGAACGTGGCCATCCAGGCCTCCAAGGTCGGTGCGTGTGACATCCGGCCGGGCCGACGTCCGGAGGGTGCGGAACGCGACGATCTGACCAGGCTGTACCAGGTCCGGGCCGGACTCACGTCGGCGTCGGGCAACGAGAAGCTCACCGACCCGGAGGAGCTGGCCGAACTCGAGGACCTGGACCGGATGAGGAACGCAAGAAAGGAGGACGACCGTGACCGTTAA
- a CDS encoding rhodanese-like domain-containing protein has translation MMSFSASGSMDLLTRVRGQLDRLTPEQAWAEHHEGALLIDVRTATHRASAAGVPGAIAIDLTVLPWRLDPGFDHRIPEATDLDRRIILFCRHGYSSSLAAWNLRLMRLHRATDIIGGFDAWTAAGLPLHHGPVDVRP, from the coding sequence ATGATGTCCTTCTCCGCCTCCGGTTCCATGGACCTGCTCACCCGGGTCCGCGGCCAGCTCGACCGGCTCACCCCGGAGCAGGCGTGGGCGGAACATCACGAGGGTGCGCTGCTTATCGACGTCCGCACCGCCACCCACCGCGCGTCCGCGGCGGGTGTCCCCGGGGCCATCGCCATCGATCTGACGGTCCTGCCCTGGCGGCTCGACCCCGGCTTCGACCACCGCATCCCGGAGGCCACCGACCTCGACCGGCGGATCATCCTGTTCTGCCGGCACGGTTACTCCTCCTCGCTGGCGGCCTGGAACCTGCGGCTCATGCGCCTGCACCGGGCGACCGACATCATCGGCGGGTTCGACGCCTGGACGGCTGCCGGTCTGCCGCTGCACCACGGCCCGGTCGATGTCCGTCCGTAG
- a CDS encoding 4Fe-4S dicluster domain-containing protein, with amino-acid sequence MTVKSTNQVTEYPDHVGYAEDSRQAFFTDTSVCIGCKACEVACKEWNRNPVEGYELSGNSYDNTGSLGADTWRHVAFIEQDQDRIEQARESGRALVGLGMPSVGNPADTAPSVAGEPVHPDTPDFRWLMSSDVCKHCTNAGCLDVCPTGALFRTEFGTVVVQDDVCNGCGTCVAGCPFGVIERRADGGVEKRDTREGEDFTEGVSAKARNIGVAQKCTLCYDRLKDGLQPACQKACPTESIQFGDRDEMLRRAHERLAVLHSQGKAEARLYGANDLDGVGGTGSIFLLLDAPEVYGLPPDPRVPTADLPAMAKKAALAAAGMAAAVVGSFLIGART; translated from the coding sequence GTGACCGTTAAATCGACGAACCAGGTGACCGAGTATCCCGATCACGTCGGTTACGCCGAGGACTCCCGGCAGGCCTTCTTCACCGACACCTCCGTGTGCATCGGGTGCAAGGCCTGCGAGGTGGCGTGCAAGGAGTGGAACCGCAACCCGGTCGAGGGCTACGAGCTCTCCGGCAACTCCTACGACAACACCGGCTCCCTCGGCGCGGACACGTGGCGGCATGTGGCGTTCATCGAGCAGGACCAGGACCGCATCGAGCAGGCCCGCGAGTCCGGTCGTGCGCTGGTGGGGCTGGGGATGCCGTCGGTGGGCAACCCGGCTGATACCGCACCGTCCGTTGCCGGGGAACCGGTCCACCCGGACACCCCGGACTTCCGGTGGTTGATGTCCTCCGACGTGTGCAAGCACTGCACCAACGCCGGCTGCCTAGACGTCTGCCCGACCGGGGCGCTGTTCCGCACGGAGTTCGGCACCGTCGTGGTGCAGGATGACGTGTGCAACGGTTGCGGCACCTGCGTGGCGGGTTGCCCCTTCGGCGTCATCGAGCGCCGCGCCGACGGCGGCGTGGAAAAGCGGGACACCCGCGAGGGCGAGGACTTCACCGAGGGGGTGTCCGCCAAGGCCCGCAACATCGGCGTCGCCCAGAAGTGCACCCTGTGTTATGACCGCCTCAAGGACGGCCTCCAGCCGGCCTGCCAGAAGGCCTGCCCGACCGAGTCCATCCAGTTCGGCGACCGCGACGAGATGCTGCGCCGCGCGCATGAGCGGCTCGCCGTACTGCACTCGCAGGGGAAGGCGGAGGCGCGTCTCTACGGGGCGAACGACCTCGACGGCGTCGGTGGGACGGGATCGATCTTCCTGCTTCTCGACGCCCCCGAGGTCTACGGCCTGCCCCCGGACCCGCGCGTGCCCACCGCCGACCTGCCCGCAATGGCGAAGAAGGCCGCCCTCGCCGCCGCCGGCATGGCCGCCGCCGTCGTCGGTTCCTTCCTGATCGGAGCGCGCACGTGA
- the nrfD gene encoding NrfD/PsrC family molybdoenzyme membrane anchor subunit, with product MTNQFDNYRDPVEPRRRKGQGGPGGPGGPGGKKRRRRGAGAMDGSREERMVPDMQFESYYGKPVVKAPPWEWPIGAYLFLGGVAGGSSLLGLGAQLTDRPILRRNSRLAAITAAGAGSLALIADLGRPERLLNMFRVVKLSSPMNLGSWLLAGFSTMAAVAAAAEVDDLTGRRLPLPEMVRTVTHQAAAPTAGAVAGALGAPLAVYTAVLFGDTSNPAWNAAKYHLPFLFVSSASAASGGLAMITTPVNEAGPARVLAATGAVCDVAVTKAMHSQLDEVSVEPYHHGTAGKLMTWAERLVIAGGVGTLLAGRHRVGAALSGAALLAGSALTRFGVLEAGHHSVTDPKYVVEPQKARLAQRQRAGDTGDNITTGR from the coding sequence GTGACCAACCAGTTCGACAACTACCGCGACCCGGTCGAACCCCGCCGCCGGAAGGGACAGGGTGGCCCGGGCGGCCCGGGCGGCCCCGGCGGGAAGAAGCGCCGTCGCCGGGGCGCCGGCGCCATGGACGGCTCCCGTGAGGAGCGCATGGTCCCGGACATGCAGTTCGAGTCCTACTACGGAAAACCGGTGGTCAAGGCCCCGCCGTGGGAGTGGCCCATCGGTGCCTACCTCTTCCTCGGCGGCGTCGCCGGCGGCTCCTCCCTGCTCGGCCTCGGCGCCCAGCTGACGGACCGCCCGATCCTGCGCCGCAACTCCCGCCTGGCCGCGATCACCGCGGCCGGTGCGGGTTCGCTGGCGCTCATCGCGGACCTCGGCCGACCGGAGCGCCTGCTCAACATGTTCCGGGTGGTCAAACTGTCCTCCCCGATGAACCTGGGATCCTGGCTGCTGGCCGGCTTCAGCACGATGGCGGCGGTCGCCGCGGCGGCCGAGGTGGATGACCTCACGGGTCGGAGGCTGCCGCTGCCCGAGATGGTCCGCACCGTCACCCACCAGGCCGCCGCTCCGACGGCGGGCGCGGTGGCCGGAGCCCTCGGCGCGCCGCTGGCGGTCTACACCGCGGTGCTGTTCGGCGACACCTCCAACCCGGCGTGGAACGCGGCGAAGTACCACCTGCCGTTCCTGTTCGTCAGCTCCGCGTCGGCCGCCTCGGGTGGCCTGGCGATGATCACCACACCCGTCAACGAGGCAGGCCCAGCCCGCGTCCTCGCCGCGACGGGCGCCGTCTGCGATGTCGCCGTCACCAAGGCGATGCACTCGCAGCTCGACGAGGTTTCCGTCGAGCCGTACCACCACGGCACCGCCGGAAAGCTCATGACCTGGGCGGAGCGCCTGGTCATCGCCGGTGGCGTGGGCACCCTCCTGGCCGGGCGCCACCGTGTCGGCGCGGCCCTGTCGGGTGCCGCGCTGCTCGCCGGATCGGCGCTGACCCGCTTCGGCGTGCTCGAGGCCGGCCACCACTCGGTGACCGACCCGAAGTACGTCGTCGAGCCGCAGAAGGCCCGCCTCGCACAGCGTCAGCGGGCCGGCGACACGGGCGACAACATCACTACCGGACGGTGA